Genomic DNA from Solanum dulcamara chromosome 4, daSolDulc1.2, whole genome shotgun sequence:
taatttatttttctatcacACTAAAATTTATTGCAAACAGTGATAATTTAATTTCTTGGGCCTCAAAAAGCAACGCACTATGTCTCGTTCCTCGACGTAATCAGAATAACTTGGATACAATCTCTTCAATTTGAACTTGTCGTTTTAATATTGGTACGACGAGTCTATTTTTTCATGCTTGGACGAAACATGTGTAAAGAGATTATCATTCTATTCGAGGTAAGGTTTCTAGAAAGGATCTTCATGTCCATTAGCTTCGTTTCCACCAAAGATCAACTGACGGATGTCCTTAATAAACCTTAGGTTCAGCTAGTTTTCAGTTCCTTGGTGACAAACTCTAGGTGTTTGCAAGGAATTGTATTAGTGTATCCTAGTACTAGTCGGTTACAATCTTACCTATTAGTATATGGTTAGGACTCGTATGTGTAATCCCAATTTTTCTAGATGTACGGCAATCAACGTGtgtgtatatatcatatatacagATAGAGATCTTCTCAACAAATACATAGGTTACATAAaaaagagatcatcaataatGTTATCTGGGACTGGGTCACCCAATTTTAGTTACTGGTGGTCTACATCATTCCCTCATTTGAGCTAAGCccagttttgattgatattctGCTTTGGCTCTTTTGTGAACTGATTCCTCAATTGCCACTCTATACACTCCATTTTCGTAAAGTTCACTCTTTATTGCTTCTTTTGCCGAGCCTCTCATGATTCACTTTCTAACTTTTGCACTCACATTTTCAAAGGTCCTTTTGGACAATCCACTCTCCTCACCTTTTCTTTTCGAAAAGTCTCAAGTATGCCATTGAACTTTGAGAAATgactcatttatgtcatccgttaaaaaATTGGCTTATCTATGCATTATcgtttgagaaaagactcatctatgccattattttCTAACTCTGATTTTGTAAAATCACTTAAAcaacttttaatatttttctattgcagttttgaatcaaatacactctttttacttcttctttttcaagaacaccaagaacacatgaaaaacacgaataatttcaaattttcaacttcttcaatttttcaggAAATCACCTtaaatttcaatagtagcatccctcCGAACTAGATATTAAAACTTAATATCTTTTGCGCTCGAATTCAATCTAACCCAACAAGACgcacttaaaatttcttcaaaatttcaaaactttaacctcctttaatggtagaattttctccataattccaaatcacttgaaattttgaatatagACATAGTGAACTTTAACATAGTATTTTTTGAGTCTAtatatgttcaaaatttcacGTAATTTTGGAGTTATGGCAAAAATTCACCATTAAAGGAGattaaagttttaaaactttgaaatttttttaagtgTGTCTCATTGAGTTAGATTGAATTTGAGCTCAAAAGATATTGAAATGCTAATATTGAAATTTAAGGTGATTTcgtcaaaaattgaagaagttgaaaaattggagttcttggtgttcttcatgtgttcttgaagaagaagaagcaaaaaaagTATATTTGATTCAAAGGTCCAAtaaaaaagtgttaaaagttgtttggtGATTTTGCAAATTTGGAGTGAAAAAAAAacatagatgagccaaacttttaacggatgacataaataagtcttttctcaaagtttaatgatatatttgagcctttttcactttttttattCACTACTCTCCTCACtttgagaaaaagaaagaagccAATCTTTAAATTGGAAGATCAAAAAAAGCGAGAACGGAAACTCCTAGATTTCAAATTTTACCAATACAATTATTTTACTAACTTAAAAGATGTCGATATTCATCTCTGCAAGTTATTTTCGAATCCAGATTCAAAATCATccattaaaatttacaaaccaaCTTGTAATAACTTATAAAATGTATCTACACATACAGAAATCCTAAGATTTTATGGATGCAATTTTCATCCACATATGATCAATTAAGTTGTAAAAAAATAACGACATTCAAGGATATGGaatatgagcccgtttggatgagcttaaaaatgtaacttttatgtatgaagtgcttttagaatttttaagTGGTGAaagttaattttataaataagcagttaagtgtttggataaaagtgtttatgcTCAAAATATGTTGTTGGAGTATTTGGCAAATAAGTGCTCTTATTTTCTGTCAAAATGACTGAAATACCCTTAAAAACTTCCTGATATATCCATAAATGGAAGATCCCTGTCTTTGACaacattaatataaaaaaaatgcatTTGCTACACCAAATCATAGGTACTAGCAATCTTATCTCTACCTCAATTCCCCATTCTTGCAGCCAAAGGTGGCCTTGTTTCCACTAACCCAAATTCAGGCCTTGGACCACCACCCATTTGCATCTACATTACATTGCTAGCCATAGATCCACAAGTCTTTGCAAAATCAACTCTTTTCTCTATAACCATCGGAAGAGGTGGTGGGCCATACGCCGGCGCCGATGCCCATGCCAGAATAGAATGAAAAGTTCTTACCTCTGGTTCTTTCTTCTTCGTCGTCTTCTTGATTTCAGTCTCCTTCATGTATTGTTCTTCAAATTTGTTGGTGTTAATTTCTTGAAAAGGGGTCTCACATTCTGCTGCTCCATTGTTGCTGAAGAAATGAGAAacatatgtgaattttagggctTTAGCTGAGAGGGTACTTtgagaattaaaataaaatataagggatataaaagtaatttttaggATCAAcgaaaatggctttaagcccTCCAAAAAAAAGCTAGGATTttcaactttttatttttagatgactttaaaaactttatgacttaaatttAGTATTTTAAGTTGATAGCCAAACACCACAATAAATTAAAAAgcaaaccaacttataagcccatccaaacggccGTATGACTCCTTATTcgtatttcttaaattattgGGCGAAGGAGATAATGAAAGTTATATGGACAAGAATAACCTTGGTTGCGCGTTTGTGTAAAGAGTAAGAAAGTAAAACGTGTCGGTGGTGATCTTTTTGAAGATGAAGGCTCCTCCTcctatatttataatttaacaCCTTTCTTAATGCCTTTAAATTATTAGAGCATTTTCTTTAGCTTCATTTACAAGTGACCTCTCCTCCTTTGCCGTTTCCACTAACCAAATTTGGGGGAAAATGGGAGTAAACTCAACTcatttgatcatcatcatagtgATGATGATAATGGGTATGGAAAATGAGGGTAATTTGGTAAATGCAAATGGGACGACTTGGTCAGGTTCAAAGTACCAGATTGAATGTACAATGTGTGCGGCATGTGACAACCCTTGCGCCACCTCATCTCCTCCGCCACCATCTCCTCCACCGCCATCTCCGTCTAATAATTGTCCTCCCCCACCCTCTCCCCCCAGCTCTGGGGGAAACAACTACTACTCTCCACCGCCACCCTCTCCCCCTAGCTCTGGGGGAAACAATTACTACTATTCACCACCTCCACCTGGTGGATCAATTGGTAATTACTACCCTCCACCTTATAACCAAAATTACCCTTCTGGGCCTACACCTCCACCTCCAAATCCAATTGTTCCCTATTTCCCATTCTACTTCTACAATCCTCCACCGCCTTCACAATCTGCTGCTTTTTCATCCAAATCTTGTATTTTCGTCAGTATGTTGATTGCGTTGTTGATTTTCCATTGAAAAAGGGGGAAAATGTGAAATTAAATAAAGTGTCGGAAT
This window encodes:
- the LOC129887333 gene encoding uncharacterized protein LOC129887333, with amino-acid sequence MGVNSTHLIIIIVMMIMGMENEGNLVNANGTTWSGSKYQIECTMCAACDNPCATSSPPPPSPPPPSPSNNCPPPPSPPSSGGNNYYSPPPPSPPSSGGNNYYYSPPPPGGSIGNYYPPPYNQNYPSGPTPPPPNPIVPYFPFYFYNPPPPSQSAAFSSKSCIFVSMLIALLIFH